The DNA region GTTCAACACCATACAAGAATCTGTGCTGAAAGGGGCACCATTTTCCCTGGCTCTGGAACAGACCGGTAAATTTTCCCTTTACGAGGTTTACAGCCTTCAGATTGGGGAAGAAACAGGCAAGCTTACCGAAGTACTTGAAGACCTCGCCAAATTTTACCAGAACAAGATCAAACAGCGTCGGAAAATCGTATCGGCGCTTACCTATCCGTGTGTTGTACTAAGCACGTCCCTCGGCGCGGTATTTTTCATGCTGAAATTTGTGGTACCCATGTTTGGCGACGTATTTAAGCGTTTCGGCGGACAGCTACCCTGGATTACCGAAAAGATCATCAGTGTATCGCAAGCCATGGAGAATAACTTTTACGGATTTATCACCCTTGTGGCCATCCTGGCCGGCCTGACCTGGTACAGCCGTAAAACCGAGCGCTACCGGCAGTTTGTATCCAGACTGGTACTGCGCCTACCCCTGGCTGGCAATATCGTTCAAAAAATCTATCTCGCCCGCTTCTGTAATTCCATGCGCCTGCTCATCAACGCTAAGCTCCCCTTGCTAAGAGCAATTGCACTGAGCCGCCAGATGATTGGCTACTATCCTATTGAGACTTCTCTACAAAAGGTAGAAGACGATATCCTCAAAGGACAATCCCTGCACCAGAGCCTGCAGCAATTTAAGATATACCCTGCCAAAATGATCCAGTTGCTGAAAGTTGGCGAGGAAACTAATCAGCTTGATTATTTTTTCGCTAAAATCTCCGAGCAATACATCGATGAAGTGGAATATAAAACCTCCACCATCAGCAGCATGATGGAGCCGCTGATCATCATTTTCCTGGGCCTGATTGTGGGTGTCATCCTGATCGCCATGTACCTTCCGATGTTCCAAATGAGTAATAGCTTTCAATAGCTTTTATCTGACATTGGATACATTCTTTTAAACAGCTTATCGAGATAATCCGCAAGATTGCCGTAAATGCAAATGAATAGCAAGCCCTGGCTAACACATGCAGGCTATGACGTTAGAATTTTACTCATCAGGCTTATATTAAAACGCGTAAAACATCTTGACCTGAGCACTTGGTATCCAAGTAATTTATTCAGATTAAGTAAAAAATGATTGCAGATCAGGTAAAGCAAAATGACGCTTCAGTTTCAGACAAGAACGAATTACTTTACTACCACTTCAAAAACAAGGTCTAATAAAATACTTTTAGGGCCCTCAGATGATTCACCCCGCGATGGCACCCTGAAAGAACAGGACCGGATCATACCTATACCATTTGCTGATGGTAATTGGTGCAGCAATCTCAACAATGAAAAAAAGTCTCCCGAAAAGGTCAGTTTCTGAAGTAAATACTTTTCGGTACGGTAGCTTTTATCCGGTACGGGCGCACCGACCAGTCTGACATTGTTTCTTTCCGCCAGCAGGGCTATCGAGCCGATCGCATTACTCCTGTAATTCAATGTATCTGCACGGTAAAGCGCGATAATCCGGTCCAGGTTTGCATTCTTCCTGTCCGTATAGCCCGGCTGTTCGGTTACGCTATGTTGTTGCATGAGCTGCTCTTTGTACTGTTTGTTCAGGGCTCTGGCCTCAAGTGTATGTTTAATAGCCAGTTCATAGGAAGCTACAGCCATCACCACAGCTGCCAGTACCAGTAAGTAATTTTTCTTAAAAGGCCAGTATTTCAGCATATTAATAGCCTAAAATTATGGTAAACAACCCGGTATTCAGTTCATTATTGAAATTGTAACTTTCGAGTTCCGCACTTTTTACCCATTTCTTTGATTTCAGTCGGGCCACCCATTCATTAACCGGGATGATCTGGGAAGATTCTCCGCGGATCAGTAATTTCCGATCTGTGAATTTCACACTGCCCAAACTCCGGTCAGCTGCGGCATCAACAGGGTCAATGTCGATTTGCTTAAGTATAATCCCGGCGGGCATTAATGCCGCCGCCTGGTCCACCAGACCGCTTTTGTTAATACCCTCTTCCCAACCAAGCGCGGTTAACAAAGATTCTTTTTGCCGGATCTCGTCAGCCAGGGCCCGAACATCCGTACTTGTCCTGGCCGAGGTACTAACCTCATCCGCCAAACGGGCATTCTCCGCATTCAGCCCGGAAAGCCATATAAAATTACCCAGTAGCAACACAAAAAAGAGCACAAGAACAAGCATGCCATTAACTCTGAATTTATGGTTACTGATCAAACCGTCCAATGTTGCCGCCAGATCTGGCACATCCGCTTTAACCGGGTTTACTTTCCCTGATAGCAATAATTGAAAAGCCGATGCATAAATCACGATAAGCGACTCATCCAGCACCTCGTTTTCAACCTTCATAGCGTAAACGGCCTGAAAGCCTTCATTGAAAGTGAGTTTTTCCCAATGTTTATCCGCCGAGCGCTCAACCCTAATACCACCGAACATCAATTCCTCATTATAGATGTTTAATTGGGGCAGAATATGCTCTACCGGAAAAGGCCCCAGGCTTAACATGACCGGCAAAAGCCCCCCTTCCATGAGCAAATCCAGCCATTTATCAGCCTCAGCCTTACGGATCACTGACACAAAAGAATATTTCCCGGAAGGAAAATGCTGCACATAAAAATCCTCCATGGCAACATTGGGTAGCACTGCTGAAAAATTCGCAGGGCTGATCTCCTCCACCCGCTCAAGCTGCTTGTACAATACACCCCGGCCCGAAATATTGATACTCAAAGGCACTGCTTGGCCAATATGCTTAATCAATTCATTCAAGCCAAGCGTTGTAAGCTTCTTTTCAAAAGTCAGGTTATGGCCATCCAACGCAACCTGACAGTAATTAAACGCAGCACTGCCGTCCTTCAGGACCGTAATCCCCAGTCCCCCTGCCTGTTTAATTCCGTAAAACCGGTCCAGTATTGCCATGTCCCTTATCGGATTATTGTAGATTTAATAAATAGTACGCTGACCACCTTGGATTTAGATTTTGTCCTACTGCTAAAAATCCACTTCAGCACAGGGATACGTGAAAGGATCGGGATACCCGAACCGCTTTCGTCGCTTTCCGTCCGTTCGATTCCCCCCAGCACGATGGTATCCTCGCTATGCACGCGCAAGCTGGTTTCAAACTTACTGATTGCCTGGGGCGGAGGTGAACCGTCTGTAGGTATGGACGTAAAATCAGAAATATTTACACTGATACCCAACGTAACCTCATCATTTCCGGATACCAACGGCTTGATCCCAATGGACAAGTCAGCATTTACCGCCTCATAAACATTCGAAAAAATAGACTGGGTAGCCGTAGTCGTGATGACGTTCTGGGTTGTATTTTTATAATATCTTTTACTTCC from Mucilaginibacter sp. SJ includes:
- a CDS encoding type II secretion system F family protein translates to MPSIDLSRYTPKEDPKPPKKSGENSLSALLNKDISFGSQELSDKKKEALYLELSSLLLAGINLKSSFELVTADQEKEKDKQLFNTIQESVLKGAPFSLALEQTGKFSLYEVYSLQIGEETGKLTEVLEDLAKFYQNKIKQRRKIVSALTYPCVVLSTSLGAVFFMLKFVVPMFGDVFKRFGGQLPWITEKIISVSQAMENNFYGFITLVAILAGLTWYSRKTERYRQFVSRLVLRLPLAGNIVQKIYLARFCNSMRLLINAKLPLLRAIALSRQMIGYYPIETSLQKVEDDILKGQSLHQSLQQFKIYPAKMIQLLKVGEETNQLDYFFAKISEQYIDEVEYKTSTISSMMEPLIIIFLGLIVGVILIAMYLPMFQMSNSFQ